In one Euleptes europaea isolate rEulEur1 chromosome 12, rEulEur1.hap1, whole genome shotgun sequence genomic region, the following are encoded:
- the ILDR1 gene encoding immunoglobulin-like domain-containing receptor 1, whose translation MAWNWRWGQQVLLLGLTWLSAGCFSLLVTVPVIERYTTLFASVTLRCDYSTSAQLQDVVVTWRYKSFCKDPIFDYYSVAYQAGLAIGQDPSNDCNDNQREVRIVAQRRGQNEPVLGIDYRQRKITIQNRADLVINEVMWWDNGVYYCTIEAPGDTSGDPDKEVKLIVLHWLTVMLIVLGGLLLLILIGVCWCQCCPQHCCCHVRCPCCPDRCCCNEEVLERHRFMKQARHLLPWMKHHSQSSSYQLNPLLQRDVSLQSSQQMMPSLGQMPANNKVLDLLESEIKNLNLSQPLLPSHHVGGSQNPSMLSSLGSEIVERRVIHLPPIVERVPSSQRNSISSRPQQSIRTPRPRSNTSEEERRWRRLSLDEVSQSSYDPESLDRQRDHRVERRRNESRHDRFQSSRPDAPSMFHGRSNLEAYPADSRREYSGRPYSDQRYQRSGRQAYQHLSRRENDHRSGRHRSYSPPPRRNSWSSAEDYEHFQENSRRLRQHRSQDWPEEKPPSYRSIEITPTKSSKSRYPTEQQSEKGSSRSGRSVVI comes from the exons ATGGCCTGGAACTGGCGGTGGGGGCAGCAGGTGCTCCTGCTCGGCCTCACCTGGCTCTCCGCAG GCTGTTTCTCCCTTTTGGTGACCGTGCCGGTTATTGAGCGTTACACAACTTTATTTGCTTCTGTGACTCTCAGGTGTGACTACAGCACCTCTGCTCAGCTGCAGGATGTGGTAGTTACCTGGCGCTATAAGTCCTTCTGCAAGGATCCCATCTTTGATTATTATTCTGTTG CCTATCAGGCTGGGCTAGCTATTGGCCAGGATCCTTCCAATGACTGTAATGACAACCAACGGGAAGTGCGCATTGTAGCTCAGAGAAGAGGACAAAATGAACCTGTGCTGGGCATTGATTACAGACAGCGGAAGATCACAATCCAAAACC GTGCAGATCTTGTGATCAACGAGGTGATGTGGTGGGACAATGGAGTCTATTATTGTACCATTGAGGCTCCAGGAGATACATCTGGTGACCCCGATAAAGAAGTGAAGCTAATTGTTTTGC ATTGGCTGACGGTGATGTTGATTGTCCTgggcggcctcctcctcctcatactgATTGGGGTGTGCTGGTGCCAGTGTTGTCCTCAGCATTGCTGTTGCCACGTCCGCTGTCCCTGCTGTCCAGACCGCTGCTGCTGCAATGAAGAAG TCCTGGAACGACACCGCTTCATGAAGCAGGCTCGGCATCTTTTACCATGGATGAAGCATCACTCTCAGTCATCTTCATACCAACTCAACCCACTGTTGCAGCGAG ATGTGTCTCTGCAGAGCAGTCAGCAAATGATGCCTTCACTTGGCCAGATGCCTGCTAACAACAAGGTCTTGGATCTCCTTGAGTCAGAGATCAAGAACCTCAACTTGTCCCAGCCCCTGCTGCCTTCTCATCATGTTGGGGGCAGTCAGAACCCTAGTATGCTGTCTTCTCTGGGCTCAGAGATTGTGGAACGCAGAGTCATCCACTTACCTCCCATCGTTGAACGCGTCCCATCCTCTCAGAGAAACAGCATCTCATCACGTCCGCAGCAGTCTATACGGACTCCTAGACCTCGAAGCAATACAAGCGAAGAAGAGAGGAGATGGAGACGTCTGTCCTTGGATGAAGTTTCCCAGTCCAGCTATGATCCGGAGTCTTTGGACAGACAGCGAGACCATAGAGTCGAAAGGCGAAGAAACGAGAGCCGTCACGATAGGTTCCAGAGTTCCAGGCCGGATGCGCCGTCCATGTTTCATGGCAGGAGCAATCTTGAGGCCTATCCTGCAGATTCCAGAAGGGAGTACTCTGGCCGGCCGTACTCTGACCAAAGATATCAGCGTTCAGGGAGGCAGGCTTATCAGCACCTCAGTAGGAGGGAGAATGATCACCGGAGCGGCCGACATCGCAGCTATTCTCCACCACCCCGCCGGAATTCCTGGAGCTCTGCTGAAGATTATGAGCACTTCCAGGAGAATAGCAGGCGACTTCGCCAGCACCGTTCTCAGGACTGGCCAGAAGAGAAACCCCCTAGTTATCGTTCCATAGAAATCACTCCAACCAAAAGCAGCAAATCCAGATACCCTACAGAACAACAATCG GAAAAAGGCAGTTCTCGCAGCGGTAGGAGCGTTGTCATTTAG